gtaccatagacagcaaatcagagaccctcatccctcgcctcccacacttccaaggtttcgtataGCAGGAGGGGAAGGAAAGAGGCGggcatacctgttcgttgccggagaaggacacgacgaagccCTGGGCATCTGAAGacaacataggtagtataccgctagatatatagggagagcacgcaagcggagaaagaagcccagccggagcatctccaaaccaagaggcacccgcaccaggcgtcagtccgagaaggACGAGAGAATACGAGTGCTtcccaactgaaagggaaatgtgcccttgggccatttctaagtattttggtgattaagtgtccaacacaagtgcctaagtgtttaaattgtcaaggactcaagaagtgcaaatcaagagtaaatgtatgtttctaagacttagtacatggttttgaagactaatatattgtgtctaagtgctagaaacaggagaaattgtTTTGAAGAAAAGTTGGCTAAGTACAGCCAAAATGCAGCTCggtttgggtgcaccggactgtccggtggtgcaccgaacagtgtccgatgcgccagactggctctggcgaactggctgctctcgggcttcgacggcggcgtacggctataaatcaccggactgtccggtggtgcaccggactgtccggtgagccaacagtcggccgggccaacggtcggccgcgtaatccgcgcgcgacgcgtggcagagccaacggtcagaagggggcaccggactatccggtgtgcaccggacagtgtccggtgcgccaacggctctgaatcgccaacggtcggcttcgccaaagaaggaaagaaatccgcaccggacagtgtccggtggtgcaccggactatccggtgcgccaggcgacagaaggcaagaaatgccttcctggaatgctctcaacggctcctagctgccttggggctataaaagggacccctaggcgcatggaggtgaacaccaagcattctctaagcattcctaagcactaagacttcaattccgcgcattcgattcttcgtgatagcaactagagctccatttgagtagagaactctttgagttgtgttgagagctcgtgttgtgacttgtgtgcgtattgttgctctgattttgtgtcttgtgtgcgttgctcatccctcccttactccgtgcttctttgtgaacatcaaagtgtaagggcgagaggctccaagttgtggagattcctcgcaaacgggatatagtaaacaaagcaaaacaccgtggtattcaagtgggtctttggaccgcttgagaggggttgattgcaacccttgtccattgggacgccacaacatggagtaggcaagtgttggacttggccgaaccacgggataaaccactgtgccatctctgtgttgatattcttgtggttatcgtgttgtgcaagaactcctctctagccacttggcaatattgtgctaacctctaatcaagctttgtggatcaagtttcaagtttttacaagatcacctattcacccccctctaggtgctctcaattggtatcagagccgttctcttcaagaaagggactaatcgcccgaagagatggatcctaagggaaaggggatggtggtcaacaacaacgagaaggagtacatcttcaatgagccgaaagatgacaagcctactgactcgggctcgagccacaaaagaagagacgggaagaagaagaaaacaaggcgcatcaaggagatcgtctactacgacgacagcgacaagtcctcttcttcccaaaaggacgatgacaactacgagaaaaagaaaacggtcaatacaaacttttcttttgattactctcgtattctgcaaagtacaaatgctcatttactctccattccacttgggaaacctcctcactttgatggagaggactacagattttggagtcacaaaatgcgtagtcacttgttctctctccatccaagcatatgggagatagtagagagtggaatgcaatttgatagtactgatagtcccacatttatcaatgagcaaattcacaaaaatgcacaagctactactgttcttctagcatcattgtgcagggatgaataccataaggtgagcggcttggacaacgccaagcagatctgggacaccctcaagatctcgcatgaggggaacgacgtcaccatgctcaccaagatggagttggtggagggcgaacttgggagattcgcaatgatcaggggcgaggagccaacccaaacatacaaccggctcaagaccctcgtcaacaaaataaggagctatggaagcacgcgatggacggaccacgacgtcgtctgcctaatgctaatgtcttttactatccttgatccacatattgtgaacaatattcgtgagaatcctaggtacaccaagatgacgctcgaggagatccttgaaaagtttgtaagcgggcggatgatgatcaaggaggctagatacgttgacgatgcgttgaacggtccaatccacgagcctcaaaccgttgctctcaaggcaacgaggagcaaggaagtgctacctagcaaggtggctcaagtagaggcggccggactcaatgaggaagagatggccctcatcattaagcgttttaagacggcgctaaggggtcgcaaggaacatcccaacaagaccaagacgaaggggaagcgctcatgcttcaaatgtggtaagattggtcattttatcgctaattgtcccgataatgatagtgaccaggaataagggaacaagagggaaaagaagaaggcttacaagaaggctaagggcgaggcacaccttggaaaggagtgggattcggattgttcgtcgtccgactccgacaacgaaggactcgccgccaccgccttcaacaagtcggccctctttcccaatgagcatcacacctgcctcatggaaaGGGAAAAGAGGGTAagaactcataatactagtacttacgcttcctcaagtgatgaagaatctagcgatgatgaaatagactattcatgtttattcaagggcctagatagaactaaggttgataagattaatgaattaattgatgcattaaatgataagaataggttattagaaaagcaagaggatcttttgtatgaagaacataataagtttgtagaggcacaaaaatcccttgctttagaaattaaaagtaatgaaatgctttctagtgaattgtctacatgccatgactccatttctagcttaaaaagcataaatgatgatttgaatgctaagttagaaatagctaataaatcaacatcttgtgtagaacatgttgcaatttgcaataggtgcaaagattttaatgttgatgcttgtagtgaacatctagtttcaatttctaatttgaatgatgaagtggctagtcttaatgcccaacttaagactagcaagagtgaatttgaaaaactaaaatttgcaagggatgcctacatgattggtacacacccctcaattaaggatggtcttggcttcaagagggaagtcaagaacttaactagccataaggcttccatctccaccaaggagaaagggaaggcccctatggctagtagtgctcaaaagaaccatgctttcatgtatcatgataggagacattctaggaatgcttatagaagttatgatgctttagattctcatgccatgattgcttctagttcttctattatgcatgatagaaatttggctaggaaaaatgttgttcatcatatgcctagaagaaatattgctcatgttcctaggaaagtaatgaatgaaccttctacaatttattatgcttgcaatgcttcctttgctatttgtagaaaggataagaaggtaattgctaggaaattaggggccaaatgtaagggagacaagactttcatttgggtccctaagactattgtaactaacattgtaggacccaacatgagttgggtacctaagacccaagcctaaatttgccttgcaggtttatgcatccgggggctcaagctggattatcgacagcggatgcacaaaccacatgacgggggaaaagaggatgttctcttcctacgtcaagaacaaggatccccaagattcaatcatattcggtgatgggaaccaaggcaaggtgaaagggttaggaaaaattgctatttcatccgagcactctatttctaatgtgttcttagttgagtcgcttggatataacttgttgtctatgagtcaactttgtaatatgggatataactgtttattcacaaatgtagatgtgtatgtctttagaagaagtgatggttcattagcttttaagggtgtactagacgacaaactttatttagttgattttgcaaaagaggaggccggtctagatgcatgcttaattgctaagactagcatgggctggctgtggcatcgccgtttagcacatgtggggatgaagaaccttcacaagcttctaaagggagaacacgtgataggtctaactaatgtaactttcgaaaaagatagaccttgtgcagcttgtcaagcaggtaaacaggtgggaagctctcatcatgccaaaaatgtgatgacaacatcaagacccctggagttacttcgtatggatctcttcggacccgtcgcctatctaagcattgaaggaagtaagtatggtcttgttatagttgatgatttttcccgcttcacttgggtattctttttgcaggataaaactgaaacccaagggaccctcaagcgcttcctaaggagagcccaaaacgagtttaagctcaaagtgaagaagataagaagcaacaatgggtccgagttcaagaaccttcaagtggaggaataccttgaggaggaaggaatcaagcacgagttctccgctccctacacaccacagcaaaatggtgtggtagagaggaagaacaggacactcatagacatggcgaggacaatgcttggagaattcaagacgcccgagcggttttggtcggaagccgtgaacacggcttgccacgccataaacagggtgtaccttcatcgcctcctcaagaagacttcgtatgagcttgtaaccggtaacaaacccaatgtttcatactttcgtgtatttgggagtaaatgctacattctagtgaagaaaggtagaaattccaagtttgctcccaaagctgtagaagggtttttgttaggttatgactcaaatacaaaggcgtatagggtcttcaacaaatcatcgggtttggttgaagtctctagcgacgttgtatttgatgagactaatggctctccaagagagcaagttgttgatcttgatgatgtagatgaagaagacgttccaacggccgcaatacgcaccatggcgattggagatgtgcggccacaggaacaaaaggagcaagatcaaccttcttcctcaacaatggtgcatcccccaactcaagacgatgaacaggttcatcaagaggaggcatgtgatcaaggggagcacaagatgatcaagaaatggaggaagaagcacaaccggcacctccaactcaagttcgagcgacgattcaaaggaatcatcccgccgaccaaattttgggtgatattagcaagggagtaactactcgctctagattagttaatttttgtgagcattactcttttgtctcttctattgagcctttcatggtagaagaggccttgctagatccggactgggtgttggccatgcaggaagagctcaacaacttcaagagaaatgaagtttggacactggtgcctcgtcccaagcaaaatgttgtgggaaccaagtgggtgtttcgcaacaaacaagacgagcacggggtggtgacaagtaacaaggctagacttgtggcaaaaggttatgcccaagtcgcaggtttggactttgaggagacttttgctcttgtggctaggttagagtcaattcgcatattgttagcctatgctactcaccactctttcaggttgttccaaatggatgtgaagagcgctttcctcaacgggccaatcaaggaggaggtgtacgtggagcaaccccctggcttcgaggataaacggtaccccgaccatgtgtgtaagctctctaaggcgctctatggacttaagcaagccccaagagcatggtatgaatgccttagagactttttaattgctaatgctttcaaggttgggaaagccgatccaactctttttactaagacttgtgatggtgacttatttgtgtgccaaatttatgtcgatgacataatatttggttctactaaccaaaagtcttgtgaagagtttagcagggtgatgactcaaaagtttgagatgtcaatgatgggcgagttaagctatttccttgggttccaagtgaagcaactcaaggatgggaccttcatctctcaaacgaagtacacgcaagatttgctaaagcggtttgggatgagggacgccaagcccgcaaagactccaatgggaactgacggacacaccgacctcaacaaaggaggtaagtctgttgatcaaaaaacataccggtctatgatatgttccttgctttacttatgtgctagtagactagatattatgctaagtgtatgcatgtgtgctagatttcaatccgatccaaaggagtgtcacttagtggtcgtgaagcgaattcttagatatttagtcgctacgccttgcgtcgcgatctggtatccaaaggggtctacctttgacttgattggatattcagactctgactatgctggatgtaaggtcgataggaagagtacatcggggacgtgccaattcttaggaaggtccctggtatcatggagctctaagaaacaaacttccgttgccctatccaccgttgaggccgagtatgttgccgcaggacagtgttgcgcgcaactactttggatgaggcaaaccctccgggactttggctacaatctgagcaaagtcccactcctatctgataatgagagtgctattcgcatggcggataatcctgttgaacacagccgcacaaagcacatagacatccgacatcactttttgagagaccaccagcaaaagggggatatcgaagtgtttcatgttagcaccgagaaccagctagccgatatctttaccaagcctctagatgagaagacattttgcaggctgcgtagtgagctaaatgtcttagattcgcggaacttggattgacttgtagcatacatgtgttttatgctttgatcatgttccttatgcattttgttgtttatttatggtgctcaagttgtaaaagcactccccggacctcacaagtccatttgcaagtgatgcacatatctaggggagacgtgctacaacttgactccttgagactaaccgtgtgcttgagtttgcttaatttagtctcgaaggagatttgaaagggaaaaggtggacttggaccatgcaagacttccactgcactccgattaaAGAGTaaataattccaagttcatctttgtactcgtattgcctttttactcttagttgaagattttggtgaggcaatagggttaaaagggccaagattgatcccgttttggtgcttgatgccaaagggggagaaaataaggccaaagcaataaatggatcagctaccagttgagaattttgaaaatagtagaatagagcttttggtttgtcaaaaatctcttattgtctcttttgtcaaaagttagcctcttgtggggagaatggttgattatgggaaatagggggagtttttgaattcttgatcaatttctcttggaatgtccctctctatgcctcaacaagtgtctttgacttagagataggaaattgagtttgatttgcaaaaacaaaccaagtggtggtaaagaatgatccaaatatgccaaatttgaatcaaaacaaatttgagttttcatttgcattgatgttgcacttcttttagttgttttttattgtgttggcataaatcaccaaaaagggggagattgaaagggaaatgtgcccttgggccatttctaagtattttggtgattaagtgtccaacacaagtgcctaagtgtttaaattgtcaaggactcaagaagtgcaaatcaagagtaaaggtatgtttctaagacttagtacatggttttgaagactaatatattgtgtctaagtgctagaaacaggagaaattgtTTTGAAGAAAAGTTGGCTAAGTACAGCCAAAatgcagctcggtctgggtgcaccggactgtccgatggtgcaccggacagtgtccggtgcgccagactggctctagcgaactggctgctctcgggctttgacggcggcgtacgactataaatatccggactgtccggtggtgcaccagactgtccggtgagccaacagtcggccgggccaacggtcggccgcgtaatccgcgcgcgacgcgtggcagagccaacggttagaagggggtaccggactgtccggtgtgcaccggacagtgtccggtgcgccaacgactctgaatcgccaacggtcggcttcgccaaagaaggaatgaaatccacaccggacagtgtccggtggtgcaccggactgtccggtgcgccaggcgacagaaggcaagaaatgccttcctggaatgctctcaatggctcctagctgccttggggctataaaagggacccctaggcgcatggaggtgaACACCAAgcgttctctaagcattcctaggcACTAAGACtttaattccgcgcattcgattcttcgtgatagcaactagagctccatttgagtagagaactctttgagttgtgttgagagctcgtgttgtgacttgtgtgcgtattgttgctctgattttgtgtcttgtgtgcgttgctcatccctcccttactccgtgcttctttgtgaacatcaaagtgtaagggcgagaggctccaagttgtggagattcctcgcaaacgggatatagtaaacaaagcaaaacaccgtggtattcaagtgggtctttggaccgcttgagaggggttgattgcaacccttgtccattgggacgccacaacgtggagtaggcaagtgttggacttggccgaaccacgggataaaccactgtgccatctctgtgttgatattcttgtggttatcgtgttgtgcaagaactcctctctagccacttggcaatattgtgctaacctctaatcaagctttgtggattaagtttcaagtttttacaggatcacctattcaccccccctctaggtgctctcaccaaccCTGGACtcgccgaagcgacacaacaccaccaacaactctgtagcatatgccgactgctgccaCGTTACGAGCCTTAGTTGCCCAATATCTTAGACATGGACTCCTCATCACTAAGATAACTTAAGTGTGGCAGACACCACCATGTCCTCCTCCACGGCACGCACGGAGAAAGGCtaggagcatgaccgactcgccccgtacccgcgtcaagcgtcggtcggctcgcggctgcgcccgtgggcgggggcagcaggttggggtggaagaacagggcgaaggcaGGGAATACGAATGGGACGTACGATGACGACGAAAACGATGGTTCGTGCATGATGTGCAACGTCCTCGTGGACATGCATTGGCCACTGCgcgagtcggtgtcggggctggtgtcggacgaatacgggaAGGAGGCGCCTGCTCttacgccctctgccgagaatggggtggcgcggaggtggaggcatgaggggagagagaaaagaagtagaatgacgaacgaggtggcagcaactgaggcgaggaccatcattatcgtgcgtaAGTATAGATGGTCAAATGGGTCGTATTTGGCCAGCCGGctcgaggcacgacccatttaatagaggCTGGGCCAATCCGACATGAGCGTCGTGCGATACTTGgaccgtagcctcggcccgtagtgttgGCCCGGTCCGGCacgatttatttttattttacaaaaaatcatatatacatatgtacaatttatatttaatattataAACACTAGAACATGATGTTCTATTGGTTAGACAACTTTGTTTAGTGTCTTCCACCCTTTCTTCCATTTTtagggtgtgggttcaaaccccaccttcTACACCGCTTTTTAACATACTGGTGCTTTAAGGGTGTTACATTTTTAAATTATACGAGTATGACATTTTGTTAGGAGACGTAGTTGCCTATCCTCCTAAATCCGGTTCAATACCTTTCTCCCAAACCACCCAAAAAAGCGCCCGCAACAATCTCTTTCTAATCCTATCAAAACattaacaaccagaccagcccgtTCTGTTAACCAGAAATCCTCCCTCGGACCCACTTTGTTGGCCGCTCGCTCTGGCTTCCTTCTCTTGGGCTCTACGGAAGATGGGGAAGGGGAAATAGTTTAAAAGGGCAGTCTACATCCTAATCTCTAGCCCTTAGTCGTGGACTGTTTGGTCTCCTGTATGTAAGCCCGGGGTTCTCGTGGGTGCGATTCATTGCGCCGCCGCAGGATCATCGTGATCAGGAGAAGCAAGCTAGCGTCATGGTGGAGTACGGCAAGCTGCTTGAGATGATGGTGAGCCTTTCCATAAACAACCAGCAGTCCGCCTTGGCGCTGCCGCGGATGCGGGAAGGGCGTCGGGAAGAGGACGACGACGCGGCgggggcggcggcagcggcagcggcggatCGCTTCTCACCTGCTTTTCTGGGGCATCATCGCGATCGCGACATCATCTATCCGCGCGCATACGCGCCAGCGCCTCCGATAGGGCAGGAAGCCGGTCCGTCAGCGCCGTCGCAGATGCATCCTGCATCGGTGTGGATGCCGCTGCCGCCCTGCGACCTTAGCGTACCAGACGCGCGGCCCTTTGCGGAAGGGCGCAGCATAGCTCGTGGGGCCCGGAACGAGCCGGCCGTGCCGCCTGCCGCAATAATCGCCGCAGCTCGCGGCCCCCGCCCTGACGGCCACGCCCACGCGTATATGGCGCCGCCGCCATACCTAGGTGGCACGATGTCTGTCAACTACCCCAACTCGTTCCATCGTGGGAACGAGGAAGCCTTGCTCCTCGCGCTCTCCGAAGAAACCCCCGAGATTATCGTGTCGTACGCCTGCCACCTCTTAGAGAGCAGACATGGGCAGCGGCTATTCCGTCTGGTGTTCAATCACTGCAACCAGCAGCTGCGGGATGGGATCGTTGCTACGATCACCCGGGACAAGAAGAGTTTCAGTAGCCTTTGCACCCGGAGGTTCTTATCAAATACCGTACTTCGGTTATCTTCCAGTTTTTTTTTTGTTATTATTTCAGCCAATAAATTAACTGATAGATTATGTCTTTTCAGGCCAGATGAAGTTGTTCATATAATCAGTTCCTGTGCAACTCGGAGATCAATGCAGCTTCTTGGAGATGCCATGCTGCAATGGATGGCACATAATCAGATGAGGTACCTCCTGTCGgattcaaaaagattagaagtgcTGCAGACTTTCATATTGAGATCTCCTCCAGATATTGCTCAGGTACTTTCCTGTGTGATAAATGTGTGTCCCAGTGGAACAAATGGTAGTTTTCTGATTCATTCAAGTTATGGCCGAAAGTCTAGCAACAATGGTATCTAGTAGACTTAAGACAAATATTTTGGGAGAGAGTATACAACAACTATTGACTTCAGTTCAGACAGTCATGCCGTCTCACTAGTAGCCACAATAATACTTAGGCTCTCTCTCCTTCTCTctctcagaaaaagaaaaaaaatcctaATTCAGCGTCCAACCTTCATGGCAAACTAGCTTATATATTCCCTTCCCATTCTAAACAAGCAGTATCTGTAAACCTTATTGCATTTCTGTAATGCATTTCAACAATTCGCTCCTGTATGTGTTCATATGCACTCTAATTTCCATTATTTGACGTTTTTGTGTTAGCAGTTCATTTTCGAAGCAGTTGCTCAGAATTGTACAAGACTTGCATATCAACAAAATGGACTGCGCCTACTACAGAATTGCCTAGATCGTGTCAGCCAGAAACAAAAGGATTATATTTTTACACAACTCTCTTATGAGAGCCTTTTCCTTGCTCAAGATTCCAGTGGGTATGAATGTGGATATATAGCACTGTTCCAAACATCCAAAACCTTAATGTGCATAAAGTTCTTTTGCCTTGCTTCATGTCTGCATTGATGTTTCTGATATCTTTTATGTTCTTCCACAGAAACTGGATTGTTCAGGACGTTCTGCGGAGGGGAGATCCCTCCCACATTGAAATCATTGCTTCCTGCCTGAGAAATCATTACGTGACACTCGCAAAAAATAAGTATAGCAGCAATGTAGTCGAATGGTGTTTAAGGGTATTCCACGAAGAAGAGAGATCAGTCATTGTATATGAATTCATTAGCTATTCTCACTTCAGAGATCTGGTGACAGACGAGTTTGCCAATTTTGCTCTCTCTACTGCTCTTCAAACATGCGAGGTAAGTTTGCAAATTTAGTCCTGCTACTGCTATTGTAACATGTTAAGTGGTCACTCATTTGTTTATCTTCTCCAGGTTCCTCTCCGAAACATCTTGGCAAATGCCATCCTTTCCCA
This portion of the Zea mays cultivar B73 chromosome 2, Zm-B73-REFERENCE-NAM-5.0, whole genome shotgun sequence genome encodes:
- the LOC100193958 gene encoding uncharacterized isoform X1, producing the protein MVEYGKLLEMMVSLSINNQQSALALPRMREGRREEDDDAAGAAAAAAADRFSPAFLGHHRDRDIIYPRAYAPAPPIGQEAGPSAPSQMHPASVWMPLPPCDLSVPDARPFAEGRSIARGARNEPAVPPAAIIAAARGPRPDGHAHAYMAPPPYLGGTMSVNYPNSFHRGNEEALLLALSEETPEIIVSYACHLLESRHGQRLFRLVFNHCNQQLRDGIVATITRDKKSFSSLCTRRPDEVVHIISSCATRRSMQLLGDAMLQWMAHNQMRYLLSDSKRLEVLQTFILRSPPDIAQFIFEAVAQNCTRLAYQQNGLRLLQNCLDRVSQKQKDYIFTQLSYESLFLAQDSSGNWIVQDVLRRGDPSHIEIIASCLRNHYVTLAKNKYSSNVVEWCLRVFHEEERSVIVYEFISYSHFRDLVTDEFANFALSTALQTCEVPLRNILANAILSQNIIIRNQHCTKIFSILAKFRFI